A stretch of DNA from Nocardioides sp. Arc9.136:
GCCTCGATCTGGGCCTTGCCGTGCTCGACGATGCGGGTGGACTCGGCCTGGGCCTGCTCCCGCATCTCGGCGATGATCGCCGCCCCCTGCTCGCGCGCCTCCTCGCGGATCCGCGCAGCCTCGTGCCGGGCGTCGCCGAGCTGCTTCTCGAGCTCGGCGAGCTTGGCGTCGGCCTCCGCCTGCTTGGTCTCGGCCGCGGCGAGGCCGCCCTCGATCGCCTTGGTGCGCTCGGCGTAGGTCGTCTCGAACGCCGGCACGACGAACTTCTTCACGAGGAAGAAGAGGATCGCGA
This window harbors:
- a CDS encoding F0F1 ATP synthase subunit B codes for the protein MQALVTSMVVRAAEGEEHELNPLIPHPIELVLSLVVFAILFFLVKKFVVPAFETTYAERTKAIEGGLAAAETKQAEADAKLAELEKQLGDARHEAARIREEAREQGAAIIAEMREQAQAESTRIVEHGKAQIEAERQQAVTSLRAEVGTLATSLAGRIVGESLDDDDRQRRVVDRFLADLEAGTPGRN